The genomic window CCCTGAGCTAAAAAGCAAGTGAATAAAACAATGAAACAAATATAAATACTTTTCTTTTTCAGCATCTTATACCTCCTTATCTTTAAGTGGTAGTTTTTTTAAAAAAAGAACTTATGGAAAGTTATCACCCCCTTTCATCATAAATACTCCTGTTTAAAAATTAATCTCTTAATTCTGCAGGGTATATTCTTCTATTCCCCCTTTTCACTAATTTGTAATTGTGGTAGGAAGAGCCTTTATCACTCAACATTGTATTACAGTATTACAGTATTACAGAATTACAGATAAACTTAAATTATCAATTAAAAAATCTATTTATTTGTTAAACCTGTTGATGATTATAGGTATCGAGTTTTGTAAGGATCCCCGTTAGCAGAAACTTTTTGAATGCAGATTTCTATGTAAACTGTGGCTCTTTATCAAAGCTCTGAGAGGTGTGGAGTACAGGAAGTATTTGAGAATCTTCTTAATCCCTAAAAATGGTGTGTGTTTCTTATGATATTTATTAGGTGAGGATTACACATGTAAATACGCATCCTCAAGGATAATCGAGATTGCGGAATCCACCTACAAGTCTTTATTATTTGACAGACAAGAAAATTGATGATTATTGGTACAAATATGCTTCTTTAAACACACTTGCAGCATGTTGCCACATCGTGGGATAGCTGGTCCCTAAATTGAAGTAAATCTCTTCACATCACACAGTGCAGAGTATCTCATCATATCCCGTAAATTTGCACGTAATGACTGTAGGCTTTTTAGATCCTTGGCAAGATTAACAGCTGTTACCACCTCTTCGGGCTCACAATGACAATGCAGAGTAAAATTTAATACTTTATCTTTAGCTTGAAGAGCAAACAAAAACCCCTATAGAAGCCTACAGGGGTTTTTTATTTATTGGATTTCTTTATCCTGTCTTTAAACTTTAACTTTAACTACAGGACAGGGAGCCTGGCTAACAACCTTTTCTGTAACATTCATACCAAGAACTTTTTTGACAAGACTCTGTTTCCCATCTCCCATTATGATCATATCGCTTTTTTCTTCTTCAGCCACTTCGACAATCTTTTCTTGGATATCTCCTTCTTCGACTCTTGTTGTTACCACAGCACCCTTAGCCTTTGCGACATCTTCAATTTCAGATATGAGTCGATCTCTGTCACCGTTCAATACATCTTCAATATTTCTAACACCTACTAGGCTGAGATCTCCTTCATAGGAAGGTACAACCTTTAAAACTGTTACTACGCATTTTTCATCCTTGACTGATTTCAAACCTTCAGTGAGGACATCGATTTTCCCATTAACTGCGATGAGCACTTTTTTGTAACCTTCCATTTCCTTCCTCCTTTGTATTTAATAAAGCTTCTTTCATTTTTTTATCCTTAAGCTTTCCTTGAATTAGAAAGAAGCAAGAAGAATGCCATAATATAACTAATTGAAAAATAAGGGAAAAATGGAAGGCTGTAGCCGAGGAAGTGTTTCATATTTGAACGGATATGAACATTATTCTCTTCAGGTGAGATTTCTATTTTTTCAAAATACGCCAAAG from Candidatus Methylarchaceae archaeon HK02M2 includes these protein-coding regions:
- a CDS encoding universal stress protein, with the translated sequence MEGYKKVLIAVNGKIDVLTEGLKSVKDEKCVVTVLKVVPSYEGDLSLVGVRNIEDVLNGDRDRLISEIEDVAKAKGAVVTTRVEEGDIQEKIVEVAEEEKSDMIIMGDGKQSLVKKVLGMNVTEKVVSQAPCPVVKVKV